The following coding sequences are from one Granulicella arctica window:
- a CDS encoding RHS repeat-associated core domain-containing protein, giving the protein MGRWMSPDPYDGSMDPSNPQSMNRYAYVMNSPLNMIDPSGLQGVDPCHGDPTGCGSGSDGCGLICTGVTLGVGALIGEIASLFNHPTFHGSLHPRPASPITQDPNGVYNMTIYGQTTSPSGELGLLPVSSSALILATSTQTYPTRLFGTHYCGPGGAGPTVNSLDVACQAHDACYDAHGLSVGSNFGFGLDHQKIMALQSCNQTLCNAAAATKDLGATRVQLYFQSVPYGFCSSVRR; this is encoded by the coding sequence ATGGGCCGATGGATGTCCCCAGACCCTTATGATGGCAGTATGGACCCCTCCAACCCGCAGAGCATGAACCGATATGCCTATGTGATGAACAGCCCGCTGAACATGATCGACCCAAGCGGACTGCAAGGGGTTGATCCCTGTCACGGAGACCCCACCGGCTGCGGTTCTGGCAGTGATGGTTGCGGCCTGATCTGTACCGGGGTCACTCTGGGAGTCGGTGCTCTGATAGGGGAGATCGCAAGCCTCTTCAACCATCCGACGTTCCATGGAAGCCTGCATCCACGACCCGCAAGCCCTATAACCCAAGATCCAAATGGCGTGTATAACATGACGATATACGGGCAGACGACATCGCCATCTGGAGAACTCGGCCTGCTTCCCGTATCGTCTTCAGCGTTGATCTTGGCTACATCGACTCAGACTTATCCCACTCGTCTATTTGGGACACATTATTGTGGTCCTGGCGGAGCAGGACCGACGGTGAATTCTTTAGACGTGGCGTGCCAGGCACACGACGCCTGTTATGACGCTCATGGCTTATCGGTAGGATCGAACTTTGGGTTCGGCTTAGATCATCAAAAAATTATGGCTCTTCAGTCTTGTAACCAAACTCTGTGCAACGCAGCGGCTGCGACGAAGGACCTCGGGGCAACGAGGGTTCAGCTTTACTTCCAGTCAGTCCCGTATGGATTTTGCTCTTCGGTGCGAAGATGA
- a CDS encoding RHS repeat-associated core domain-containing protein: MGRWMSPDPYNGSMNLGNPQSLNRYSYVMNNPLRFRDPSGLSPCANITANYTINSDGSLTEGAVASAFFSCGFWQDVADVFAGIGSGFADFGHDIAGLFGFGHASFKGSTTPRPSTNGGWNGHYMAGQVFQGPGSGSFVAANTAVKYAAAGTAVAYTGAFAAPQIAAGAESVMFGPSAGRVFWSGGLGAMTAAANYAEESGGMTLEMTPVGQFLTKTEIMSPGVWNWASQSFASGATGSVTTFQGDLLRLGNTWSLYEYPVLEGNNPINYISASGHW; this comes from the coding sequence ATGGGCCGATGGATGTCCCCTGACCCTTATAACGGAAGCATGAATCTCGGCAATCCACAGAGTCTGAACCGATACAGCTATGTGATGAATAACCCACTTCGCTTCAGGGATCCGTCGGGGTTGAGTCCTTGCGCCAACATAACAGCCAATTACACCATCAACTCTGACGGCTCGCTTACAGAAGGAGCCGTAGCAAGCGCCTTTTTTAGTTGTGGATTCTGGCAGGATGTCGCTGATGTTTTTGCCGGTATTGGGTCGGGATTCGCAGATTTTGGTCACGATATCGCGGGCTTGTTCGGGTTCGGCCATGCCTCTTTCAAGGGGTCAACCACGCCGAGACCGTCCACAAATGGCGGATGGAACGGGCACTACATGGCTGGGCAGGTTTTTCAAGGTCCAGGCTCAGGATCATTCGTCGCTGCCAATACAGCCGTCAAGTATGCGGCGGCTGGGACTGCCGTTGCATATACGGGAGCATTTGCTGCTCCACAGATTGCAGCAGGTGCCGAATCTGTTATGTTCGGTCCATCCGCTGGTCGGGTATTTTGGAGCGGAGGATTGGGTGCAATGACAGCAGCAGCTAATTATGCTGAGGAAAGTGGGGGTATGACTCTTGAAATGACACCCGTCGGACAGTTCTTAACAAAGACAGAGATCATGTCTCCCGGCGTTTGGAATTGGGCCTCTCAATCATTTGCATCAGGTGCTACAGGATCAGTAACGACGTTTCAGGGCGACCTACTTCGTTTAGGCAACACTTGGTCGTTGTATGAGTATCCCGTCTTGGAAGGAAATAACCCCATAAATTACATCAGTGCCAGCGGGCATTGGTGA
- the mobF gene encoding MobF family relaxase: MVTLSKPISAGQAQAYHKEEFANARENYYTEGERVRGEWQGQLAERWGLTGEVNEQQFARLSEGQHPATGEQLVRHQTAREYENGRGEMVRSMEHRAGWDATFSAPKSVSLTALVGGDDRVKEAHRESVRTALDEMEKYVQARIGGNVPAQTTGAWAVAKFEHDSSRPVDGYAAPQLHTHVVVFNVTETADGNTRALQPQELYKTQQYATAVYRSELAARLQTMGYEIERGEHGQPEIKGYSREYLEASSPRRQQITEHMEAEGRTGAGAAQIAAHQTRDAKQPLSHDEVRAQHQKLAIEYGQQPQRVLTEAAQRPGIELMPEQSQCAAHEGMSYARERGMEREAVTDERSLMRDALKHTMGDARLPEIRAEFERRVESRELIDVPRKEGLAGRAFTTGEMQGYERELIERMKMGQGNRDVLADGNVRQQTMEQHPHLSLSQRNAVETVLTSRDRMTALEGVAGAGKTTSLAAVREAAVRAGYEVEGLAPTSRAAQKLGEAGMATETLQRHLTRGDRADNGQKRLYVVDESSMASTKQMHTFVERLKENDRVLFVGDTRQHEAVEAGRPYAQLQEAGLRTAHLDEIIRQKDPALKEAVEQLARGEVREAIGNLNQQGHVLEIKDRVERIDEIAREYVRSPVRTLVVSPDNESRREINQHIHRAMQESGQVKPEEHRVHVLYTRQDITGADRQHAQNYERGDVLRYSKGSKPLGIEAGEYARVTATDRETNTVTVKRHGNEELSYDPRRLQGVTVYRDAERTFAQGDRVQMTAPYHAEKLANRELGTVEKIDGDGNLKLKMDSGREVEFNARQHPHLDYGYAVTSHSSQGQTADRVLIHVDSSQAHGELLNSRMAYVSVSRAQFDVKIYTNDSKTLGQELSRNVNKATALQEQRMPEQQSDQKMEPQPERGPQIGISQGMSLA, translated from the coding sequence ATGGTGACGCTCTCCAAACCGATCAGCGCGGGTCAGGCCCAGGCGTACCACAAAGAGGAGTTCGCCAACGCGCGGGAGAACTACTACACGGAGGGCGAACGTGTGCGCGGCGAGTGGCAGGGCCAGCTTGCCGAGCGGTGGGGCTTAACGGGTGAGGTGAACGAGCAGCAGTTCGCGCGGCTGTCGGAAGGCCAGCATCCGGCGACCGGGGAGCAGCTTGTCCGGCATCAGACGGCGCGAGAGTATGAGAACGGACGCGGCGAGATGGTGCGTTCGATGGAGCATCGGGCCGGATGGGATGCGACGTTCAGCGCACCGAAGAGCGTATCTCTTACGGCGTTGGTTGGCGGCGACGACCGCGTGAAAGAGGCGCATCGAGAGAGTGTGCGGACGGCTCTCGATGAGATGGAGAAGTATGTGCAGGCGCGGATCGGCGGCAACGTCCCGGCGCAGACGACGGGCGCGTGGGCCGTCGCCAAGTTCGAGCATGACAGCAGCCGACCCGTCGATGGATACGCGGCGCCTCAGCTTCACACGCATGTGGTCGTCTTCAACGTGACCGAAACCGCTGATGGAAACACGCGGGCGTTGCAGCCGCAGGAACTCTATAAAACGCAGCAGTACGCGACGGCGGTGTATCGGTCGGAGCTGGCCGCGCGGTTGCAGACGATGGGTTATGAGATCGAGCGCGGCGAACATGGGCAACCTGAGATCAAGGGCTACTCGCGCGAGTATCTGGAGGCATCGAGTCCGCGGCGGCAGCAGATCACCGAGCACATGGAGGCGGAGGGCCGCACGGGAGCTGGGGCCGCGCAGATCGCGGCGCATCAGACGCGCGATGCGAAGCAGCCGCTCTCGCACGATGAGGTTCGGGCGCAACATCAAAAGTTAGCCATAGAGTACGGGCAGCAGCCGCAGCGAGTGCTTACGGAAGCCGCGCAGCGACCGGGGATCGAGCTGATGCCGGAGCAATCGCAATGTGCCGCCCATGAGGGCATGAGCTACGCGCGAGAGCGCGGTATGGAGCGCGAGGCCGTGACGGATGAGCGTTCGCTGATGCGCGATGCGTTGAAGCACACGATGGGGGATGCACGGTTGCCGGAGATACGAGCCGAGTTCGAGCGCAGGGTCGAGTCGCGTGAGCTGATCGACGTACCGCGCAAAGAAGGCTTGGCGGGCCGCGCGTTCACAACCGGCGAGATGCAGGGTTACGAGCGCGAACTGATCGAGCGGATGAAGATGGGCCAGGGCAATCGTGATGTGTTGGCCGATGGCAACGTGCGGCAGCAGACGATGGAACAGCATCCGCATCTGAGCCTGAGTCAGCGGAATGCGGTCGAGACGGTACTGACGAGCCGTGATCGGATGACGGCTCTGGAGGGCGTTGCGGGCGCGGGGAAAACTACTTCCTTAGCCGCCGTCCGCGAGGCCGCTGTCCGTGCGGGCTACGAGGTCGAAGGTCTTGCGCCGACATCGAGGGCCGCACAGAAACTCGGTGAAGCGGGCATGGCGACGGAGACGTTGCAACGGCATCTGACACGCGGCGACCGCGCGGACAACGGCCAGAAGCGTCTCTATGTCGTCGATGAATCGAGCATGGCAAGCACTAAACAGATGCACACGTTCGTCGAGCGGCTAAAGGAAAATGATCGTGTGTTGTTCGTCGGCGACACGCGGCAGCATGAGGCGGTGGAGGCGGGGAGGCCCTACGCGCAGTTGCAGGAGGCTGGGCTTCGCACAGCGCACTTGGATGAGATCATCCGGCAGAAAGACCCGGCGTTGAAAGAGGCTGTCGAGCAGCTTGCACGCGGCGAAGTGCGCGAGGCCATCGGCAATCTCAACCAACAAGGCCACGTGCTGGAGATCAAAGACCGCGTGGAGCGGATCGACGAGATAGCCCGCGAGTACGTGCGCTCGCCGGTGCGGACGTTGGTGGTGTCGCCCGACAATGAATCGCGGCGCGAGATCAACCAGCACATCCATCGTGCGATGCAGGAGTCCGGCCAGGTCAAACCCGAAGAGCATCGCGTGCATGTGCTCTACACGCGGCAGGACATCACTGGGGCCGACCGGCAGCACGCGCAGAACTACGAGCGCGGCGATGTCCTCCGTTACTCGAAAGGGTCGAAGCCGCTGGGCATCGAGGCCGGAGAGTACGCGCGGGTCACGGCCACGGATCGAGAGACGAACACGGTCACAGTGAAACGTCACGGCAATGAGGAGCTGAGCTACGATCCACGGCGCTTGCAGGGCGTGACGGTCTACCGCGATGCGGAGCGCACGTTCGCCCAGGGAGACCGTGTGCAGATGACCGCGCCGTACCATGCGGAGAAGCTGGCGAACCGTGAACTGGGCACGGTGGAGAAGATCGACGGCGACGGCAATCTGAAACTGAAGATGGACTCGGGCCGCGAGGTCGAGTTCAACGCGCGGCAGCATCCGCATCTGGACTACGGGTATGCGGTGACGAGCCACAGCAGCCAAGGGCAGACAGCAGACCGCGTGCTGATACACGTTGACTCTTCACAAGCGCACGGCGAACTGTTGAATAGCCGCATGGCTTACGTGTCGGTGTCGCGGGCGCAGTTCGACGTGAAAATATACACGAATGACTCGAAGACACTGGGACAAGAGCTTAGCCGGAATGTGAACAAAGCGACGGCACTTCAAGAACAGAGGATGCCAGAACAGCAATCGGATCAAAAGATGGAGCCGCAACCGGAGCGCGGCCCACAAATCGGAATCTCTCAGGGAATGAGCTTGGCCTAG
- a CDS encoding type IV secretion system DNA-binding domain-containing protein produces the protein MAEWGRKEYSKAWPSRRPVWTWMAFFLSLLFFAGMLTLEYEQSWTAAERLYLSDYLKSGARGKASAAAQSKYTLLEAVIGKGQRLVMGDEIEAVPELDGRPGYRLTDEGVKDGIARLTWVTGSFNDRGLHRVMSQAVYSDHESWEFYQKPVYASLAFLVLALFVAVPKDRARRMIWKHGRRLRGPELVRTAEFNEKLGKSKGLMTYPPDGVMFINEEQTWADKLFRKNLSRWARVPRDREAMHFLIVGDSGTGKSAAIRQILSQVWERGEAAIVYDPAMEYLPQFYNEARGDVILNPMDARCPFWTPGDEVPHEAEALTLAASLFPDQGRENRFFVEAPRKIFAHLLNLKPTPQELTYWMSNAEEIDKRVEGTELAAMIDRHAANQRSGVLGSLNMVADAFKLLPKESETTRRWNTVEWAKERKGWVFLTSKPTMRERMRPLMSLWLDLLVLRLMNEESTKRKTWFVLDELASLQRLPQLTTAVTENRKSNNPMVLGFQGKAQVEALYGHVAEAMLSQPATKIFLKTSEPHASEWISKAIGEIEIERFRESRTLGKFPRNSENQSRDITREPLVMASEVAGLDPLHGYLKHGNLVLRMRFPYLELHANAEKYIERKATAAAVKPTAQPDGVPVAPQPEVVQVAPPRKPPAQVNEQQHFFE, from the coding sequence ATGGCGGAATGGGGACGGAAGGAATACTCGAAAGCATGGCCGAGCCGGAGGCCGGTGTGGACATGGATGGCGTTCTTCCTGTCGCTTCTGTTCTTCGCCGGGATGCTGACGCTGGAGTACGAGCAGAGCTGGACAGCCGCCGAGCGGCTGTACCTGTCGGACTATCTGAAGAGCGGGGCGCGGGGCAAAGCATCGGCGGCGGCGCAGTCCAAGTACACGTTGCTGGAGGCGGTGATCGGCAAGGGCCAGCGGCTTGTGATGGGGGACGAGATCGAGGCGGTGCCGGAGCTGGACGGCAGGCCGGGATACCGGCTGACGGACGAGGGCGTGAAGGACGGCATCGCCCGACTGACATGGGTGACGGGGTCGTTCAACGACCGTGGGCTGCACCGGGTGATGAGTCAGGCCGTGTACAGCGATCATGAGTCCTGGGAGTTCTATCAGAAGCCGGTGTACGCTTCGCTGGCGTTCCTGGTGCTGGCTCTGTTCGTGGCGGTTCCGAAGGACCGGGCGCGGCGGATGATCTGGAAGCATGGGCGTCGTCTGCGAGGGCCGGAGCTTGTGCGGACGGCGGAGTTCAATGAGAAGCTGGGCAAGTCGAAGGGGCTGATGACGTATCCGCCGGATGGGGTCATGTTCATCAACGAGGAGCAGACCTGGGCGGACAAACTCTTCCGTAAAAACCTTAGCCGCTGGGCGCGTGTTCCGCGTGATCGAGAGGCGATGCACTTCCTCATCGTGGGCGACAGCGGCACCGGAAAAAGCGCGGCCATAAGACAGATACTCTCGCAGGTCTGGGAGCGCGGCGAAGCCGCTATCGTGTACGACCCTGCGATGGAATATCTGCCGCAGTTTTACAACGAGGCGCGGGGAGACGTGATCCTGAATCCGATGGACGCGCGGTGCCCGTTCTGGACTCCGGGCGATGAGGTTCCGCATGAGGCCGAGGCTCTTACCTTAGCCGCTTCGTTGTTCCCGGATCAGGGCCGCGAGAACCGGTTCTTCGTCGAAGCTCCGCGCAAAATCTTCGCTCATCTGCTCAATCTGAAACCGACTCCGCAAGAGCTGACGTACTGGATGTCGAACGCGGAAGAGATCGACAAACGGGTCGAAGGGACGGAGCTTGCGGCGATGATCGACCGCCACGCGGCGAATCAGCGGAGCGGTGTTTTAGGTTCGTTGAACATGGTCGCCGATGCGTTCAAGCTGCTGCCTAAAGAGTCGGAGACGACGCGGCGATGGAACACGGTTGAGTGGGCGAAGGAGCGCAAGGGCTGGGTGTTCCTGACATCGAAACCGACCATGCGGGAGCGGATGCGCCCGCTGATGAGCCTGTGGCTTGACCTGCTCGTGTTGCGGCTAATGAATGAGGAATCGACCAAGCGCAAGACGTGGTTCGTGCTCGACGAGCTGGCGAGCCTGCAACGTCTTCCGCAGCTCACGACGGCAGTTACCGAGAACCGCAAATCGAATAATCCGATGGTGCTGGGCTTCCAGGGCAAGGCGCAGGTCGAGGCCCTGTACGGCCATGTTGCGGAGGCGATGCTGTCGCAGCCAGCGACGAAGATCTTCCTTAAGACGAGTGAGCCTCATGCGTCGGAGTGGATCTCGAAAGCCATCGGAGAGATAGAAATCGAACGGTTCCGCGAGTCGCGGACGCTGGGCAAGTTCCCCCGGAACTCGGAGAACCAGTCGCGGGACATCACGCGCGAACCGTTGGTCATGGCTTCAGAGGTTGCGGGGCTTGATCCTCTGCACGGCTACCTGAAGCATGGCAATCTAGTCTTGCGGATGCGCTTCCCGTACCTGGAGCTTCATGCGAATGCGGAGAAGTACATCGAGCGGAAGGCGACGGCGGCGGCCGTAAAACCGACCGCGCAGCCGGACGGTGTTCCCGTCGCGCCGCAGCCCGAGGTCGTGCAGGTTGCTCCGCCGAGGAAGCCGCCCGCCCAGGTCAACGAGCAGCAGCACTTCTTCGAGTGA
- a CDS encoding ArnT family glycosyltransferase codes for MSHTMSSGLQYEAALPAEGASAAPSTPAPLTSQPSRWNPRSIAIITLAWLLLQIGGLFSPGLLDDVDSIYIEIAREMLHRHDFVTPFVNGTRFFDKPPLMYWMASTSMAIFGEYDWAARLPLALAALALFFSVYALGKRLFNERGGLYSALAVATAIGPYLYTRFFIPDILIALWMTLGVHLFLIALDRIRDHQSPLIPSLGFAAVLALNLLTKGLIGLVFPIGFVLLYLLFTGQLRILTKLHLLASTTVFLLIAAPWHILAALRNPAIPLPAGLGLPATGGWAWFYLYNEHFARFLGKRIPHDYGNTPVWLFWTYLAIWIMPWTTFLPGAIAESWRNLGHRYPVTLRQREAALSLTLWATVVLVFFSISSRQEYYSLPAIPALALMSGGLLSQAESTTAETAQRAKKSALRWTLWLLVPLTTFVAIVCGYFALTAPRPAPGTDIASLLAGNPDLYNLSLGHIFDLTGAAMGLFRAPLAGVALSLLVIGLGSYFLRRAGKQYAANLTLAAAMLLTLTSVHEGLRRFYPILGSKSLALAIDQVRQPNDLILLDGEFTSGSTLVFYTHQQVHLLNGRVNTLWYGSFWLDAPHIFETEDSLHTLWSSPRRIFLLTYNTATRTQDLAPFGPVHELSSAGGKTILTNR; via the coding sequence ATGTCACACACTATGTCGTCTGGACTACAGTACGAAGCTGCCCTGCCCGCGGAGGGAGCCTCGGCTGCGCCCAGCACACCTGCCCCTCTGACCAGTCAACCCTCCCGCTGGAACCCCCGCTCCATCGCCATCATCACCCTCGCTTGGCTGCTCCTCCAGATCGGCGGCCTCTTCTCTCCCGGCCTGCTCGACGACGTCGACTCCATCTACATCGAGATCGCCCGCGAGATGCTCCACCGCCACGACTTCGTTACCCCCTTCGTCAACGGCACCCGCTTCTTCGACAAGCCGCCCCTCATGTATTGGATGGCCTCCACCTCAATGGCCATCTTCGGCGAGTACGACTGGGCCGCCCGCCTTCCCCTCGCCCTCGCCGCCCTCGCTCTCTTCTTCAGCGTCTACGCCCTCGGCAAGCGCCTCTTCAACGAACGCGGCGGCCTCTACTCCGCCCTCGCCGTCGCCACCGCCATCGGCCCCTATCTCTACACCCGTTTCTTCATCCCCGACATCCTCATCGCCCTCTGGATGACCCTCGGCGTCCACCTCTTCCTCATAGCCCTCGACCGCATCCGCGATCATCAGAGCCCCCTCATCCCAAGCCTGGGCTTCGCCGCCGTCCTCGCCCTCAACCTCCTCACCAAGGGCCTGATCGGACTCGTCTTCCCCATCGGCTTCGTCCTGCTCTACCTCCTCTTCACCGGCCAGCTTCGCATCCTCACCAAGCTCCATCTCCTCGCGAGCACCACCGTCTTCCTCCTCATCGCCGCCCCCTGGCACATCCTCGCCGCCCTCCGTAACCCTGCCATCCCGCTTCCCGCCGGCCTCGGCCTGCCCGCCACCGGAGGCTGGGCCTGGTTCTATCTCTACAACGAGCACTTCGCCCGATTCCTCGGCAAGCGCATCCCCCACGACTACGGCAACACCCCCGTCTGGCTCTTCTGGACCTACCTCGCCATCTGGATCATGCCCTGGACGACCTTCCTTCCCGGAGCCATCGCCGAGAGCTGGCGCAACCTCGGCCACCGTTACCCCGTCACCCTCCGCCAGCGCGAAGCCGCCCTCTCCCTTACCCTCTGGGCCACCGTCGTCCTCGTCTTTTTCAGCATCTCCAGCCGTCAGGAGTACTACTCCCTGCCCGCCATCCCCGCCCTGGCCCTCATGTCCGGCGGCCTTCTCAGCCAGGCCGAGAGCACAACCGCCGAAACCGCACAGCGAGCAAAAAAATCCGCCCTCCGCTGGACCCTCTGGCTCCTCGTCCCCCTCACCACCTTCGTCGCCATCGTCTGCGGCTACTTCGCCCTCACCGCACCACGCCCGGCTCCCGGCACCGACATCGCCAGCCTGCTCGCCGGGAACCCCGATCTCTACAACCTCTCCCTCGGCCATATCTTCGACCTCACCGGAGCCGCCATGGGCCTCTTCCGTGCCCCGCTGGCCGGAGTAGCACTCAGCCTGCTCGTCATCGGCCTCGGCTCCTACTTCCTACGCCGAGCCGGAAAGCAATACGCCGCGAACCTCACCCTCGCCGCCGCCATGCTCCTCACCCTCACCTCCGTCCACGAGGGCCTCCGCCGCTTCTACCCCATCCTCGGCTCCAAGAGCCTCGCCCTCGCCATCGACCAGGTCCGCCAACCCAACGACCTCATCCTCCTCGACGGCGAGTTCACCTCCGGCTCCACCCTCGTCTTCTATACACACCAGCAGGTCCACCTCCTCAACGGACGCGTCAACACCCTTTGGTACGGCAGCTTCTGGCTCGACGCCCCCCACATCTTCGAGACCGAAGACTCCCTCCACACCCTCTGGTCCAGCCCCCGCCGCATCTTCCTCCTCACCTACAACACCGCCACCCGCACCCAAGACCTAGCCCCCTTCGGCCCCGTCCATGAGCTCTCCAGCGCCGGAGGCAAAACCATCCTCACCAACCGCTAA